In Candidatus Zixiibacteriota bacterium, the genomic window AGTCGGTAACATCCCAAGCATACGTGAATGGCAGGGAATCCAACTTTGCATTTGCGGGAGAGAAGCCATCAAAGTACAGCTTCACATAACTAACGTCACCACCCGAAACAGATACGCCGACAGTTGCAATCTCGCAAATGACGGCGCTGTCAATCGGCGCGTTGATAGTAACTGTGCGTGAAAGCGGCGGCTCCACTGTTTCCGTCGATTTATCAGAACAGCCGCTGGATAGGAAGAGCAACAGAGACACGACAATTGAAACTGACTGGAATGCTCTCATTCTATTCCCCTTGTGTGTGTAAGAAGATCATGCGATCCCACAGACCGGATCTTGCATCGCCAAATGGAGTATATCACTTCGGATGATGTCGGTCAAGCCGTTTCTTCGAGTGATTTTTCTTTACTCCTTGTGCCACAAACGATTCTTGACAAAAACAGAAAATGTGGTATACTGGATAGTTGACGCTGAGATAGGCGAATTATACCTACCGTCATTGAAGTATACGTATGTACTGCCATTTACATCATTGCATTACGATTTTGCTCATAGCATTTGGAGGCATCATGTCCCGGAATGTGTCCGTATTGTTGAAACATGCAGTCGCTGGACTGCTTGCGTTTTGTCTCATCGCAACCGCGATATCTACTTCGGCTCTGGCAGCCGGAGACGCGAAAAATCTCGTACGAATCCAAATCACAAACAAAGCTGAGGCTGATCTTCTTCCAAGAGGTCTCGACGTACCGGGATACAAGCAGGGAGAATGGGTCGACGCTGTCGTCACCGATGCACAGATTCAGGACCTGATCGGCCGTGGATTCATCCTGCAGGTACTCAGCAAGGATGTTGATGCGCTCTTGAGAGAGGCGCAGGAATTCTATCCAACATGGTCGGAGTTTCAGGCGCAATTAATTGATATCGTAACGAGCCATCCGTCGATCTGCACCATGGATACCATCGGCACAACCTATGAGGGCAGACCGATTCAGGTTGTCAAGCTCTCTGATAATGTGCTTCTGGATGAAGCTGAGCCGGAAGTTCTCTACACCGGACTCACACACGCACGAGAATGGCCAACTATTGTCACATGCATGTTTATTCTGGATAGTCTCACGAGCGCATATGGGTCCGATCCGGCGGTGACAATTCAGGTCAACAGCCGAGAAATCTACTTCATACCGTGCATAAATCCCGATGGATATGTCTATTCGCATGATGTCGGTGTAGATTGGCGGAAGAATCGCAGACCATTTCCGCAGTACGGCACAGTAGGTGTCGATTTGAATCGAAATTATGGCGGTTCGACCGACGGGCATCCCGAAGGTGAGTGGGGAACTACTATTGGTTCGATAACTCATAACCCGAACGATGCGACATACTGCGGTCCATCACCCTTCTCGGAAGCTGAGACTTCGGCTGAGCGGGATTTCATACTGTCTCGTGATTTCTGTGCAGGTATAACATTCCATACACATTCGGAGCTTGTACTCTGGTCGTGGGGATACGGCTACTATACCCCGCCAAACAACGATTTCGTTACTTCACTCGGAACTGGGATTGCAAGCCTTATCGCGCAGGAAGATTATTCCGGAACATACTTCCCACAACAGTCAGCGGAGCTCTATCCGACTACCGGCGATGCAACAGACTGGGGATTCGGAACGGGACATTACGAGAGGGGAGCAGATTTCATTTTCTTCACAATTGAAGAATGCCAGCAGTTTCAGCCACCGACATCGCACTTAGCTCAGGTTGTTAGAGAGAATTTCGATGGCGCCTATTACTTGCTGCAGCAGGCCGGAACCATTCGGAGCACGCTTACTCCGAGAGTCATTCCTCCAGTCATAGCCGACATTGGTACCGTTCCGAGCGGCGAATATACTGTCGAATGGACAGAGGTTAATCCCGCAGCGAATCCTACAAGATGGCAGGTTGATGAACTCACCGATGTCAGCGTGATAACCGATGATGTCGAGGGGACTGCTGACAGATGGGAAATTGATGGATTCTCAGTATCGACGGTTAGAAAGCACTCCGGCTCCAAATCGTTCAAATCGAGCATGCTGGATGAAACCGCGGACGTGCTGACCAGCACTCACGCGTATTATGTCGAGCCGGATGATTCGCTAACTTTCTGGATTTGGTATGATATCGAGGAGGATTGGGATTACGGATATGTCGAGGTCTCACTCGATGGCCGCAAGTTCGACATTCTGGAGCTGTATACGGGAGCTTCGGCTTTTTGGGTCAGGGAGGCTATTTCACTCGAGGGCTATGTTGGCAGGTCGGTCTTTTTCAGATTCAGATACACCACGGATTCGTACACGCTGGAAGAGGGGATGTACGTCGACGATATCTATCCGGCTGTATTCTACAATTCGATTACGACCCTATCATCGAATGTTCTGGACACACACTATGACATAACCGGTCAGACTCCGGGAACCTACTACTATCGCGTGAGAGGCTACAACGCGAAATGGTTCTGGTGCGACCAGAGCACGCTTGAACCGGCAATCGTTGGTGGAGCTGCTTCCGGCACTCTTGCGGGAACTGTAACGGATTCGCTTACCGGTGCTCCTCTTGATGGAGTTTATATCGAAGTGCTGGACGGCGCAACTCCGATCGGATCTGACGAGACGGTTGGAGGGGCTTACGAAATCACCGGGCTGACTCCGGGGACCTACGATGTATCAGCATCCTCAATGGTGCACCAGCCTAAGAGCGTGACGGGTGTGGTGATCACCGACGGTAATACGACTGTAGTAGATTTCGAGCTTGTGTCGATATACGGCAGAGTCTCGGGAACAGTCGCGGATTCAGTCCTGCACGTTGCGTTGAGCGGTGTCTCGATACAATTGGCGCAGGGCTCGTCCGTCATCACCACCTCCACAGATAGTACAGGCTACTACCTGCTGGAAGATGTCGAAAGCGGCAGCTATGAGTTCACGGCCTCTCTCGCCAATTACCACAGCAGATTTTTCTCGAGTCTGATCGTGACATCTGGCCTCATGCTGGAAAACAGCTTCGATATGATGCCAGTGGCTGTTTGCGGAGATGCTGACGCTTCCGGCTCAGTTGATATTGATGATGCTGTGTTTTTGATAACTTATATATTTGCTGGAGGACCTGCACCGTCGACAAGCTGGACCGGGGATGCTGATTGCAGCGGCGAAATAGATATTGACGATGTCGTGTATCTGGTAACATATATATTTGCAGGCGGACTGGCACCGTGTGAAAGTTGCTGAACTGAGATTAAGAGAGTCTTGAATCAAATGAACCGATCGGCTGCCGAATTGGGGTCGATTGGCCGATAAAAAAAGTAACTATTTACGCCTGTTTCGGAGCAGTTTGATTGGGCTCTATGCAGAGTTAGTGACCCGAATGTTACATCAATTCTGATATCAATAATATGAGAACGGAGATCGAATGAAAAGGCAACAGCATTGGATAGCGTATTCGAAGCTATGTGCGATGATATCACTGTTGATCGTGGCATTTTTCCTGCTTATGTGGTCGTCCGCATTCGCCCTGAGTAATATGGAAAACAAGTATGACCTTTCCAGTTACTCTGAGAAATCTGACGGCACCCCCGATTTTGTGCAGGGGGACTTGGTGAAGGGTGTGGCTGCGGGGGACGAATTTCGCGCGACGATTCAGTTTCTGACCGAGAACAAGGCAGCGTTCAGGATGAATGATCCTGCCAGCGAACTTGTATCGGTGCGTGTCGACTACGACGATCTCGGAATGAGACATTTGCGTATGCAGCAATTTCATCAGGGTGTCAGAGTGATTGGAGGCGAGTACATTTCGCACTTCAGGGCTGATGGAACGATGAGAACCCTGAATGGCAATTATGTTGCCGACATATCTATTGATGTCAATCCGACAATACCGTCCGCTCAGGCTGTGCAAATCGGCCAGATAGACCTGTCGACTTCTTTCGGCGCCGGGAATCCTACCGATGCCGAGCTTGTCATATTCCCGTGGGAGGTCGAGGGTGAGGAACTGGAAGCCAACTACCTTTGCTGGCGCTTCTTCCTTCTGTCTGACTCGCCAATGGGTCGATGGGAGTATTTCGTCGACGCAAAGAGCGGCGAAGTGATCTACAAAGCGAATCGTATAATGAATGCTAATGATGTCGGTACCGGCGTCGGCGTTATGGGACGCACCCGCGACCACATCGACACCGACTGGACCGGCTCGACATATAGAATGAGAGACTACACACGTCAGCTCAATAACAATCCACACGGGCACGACGGCGAGATGCCATCAGGCAATTATATCCAGACTAACTATGCATCTACGAGTCTCCCCGGAAGCATAGCAACCGATACCGACAATTACTGGAATGATGGCACGTCACAGGCTGCGGCCGTTGATGGTCATTACTATTCCGCTGGAGTATATGATTGGATGCTGACGACATTTGACCGGAACGGATATAACGGTTCCGGCGCGAGTATGCTGACCTCAGTCAATTACAGTGCCGAGGGCGATAACAATGCTTATTGGAACGGTTCACAGATCGTTATCTGGAGCTGGTCCTCGGGCTGGCGCTCGCTGGCTGGCTGCCCCGATGTTATAGCGCATGAATGGGGACATGCAGTGACCGAATATTGCTCTGGTCTCATCTATGAAAAAGAACCGGGCGCTCTCAATGAGTCGTTCTCCGACATGATGGGGGCGGCATATGAGTTCACATCGGACGATCCCGGTGACTGGTACATGGGCGAGAATGGTCAGACGACCGGCAACGGATTTCGTTCGATGGAAAATCCACACGAATTTGGTGATCCTGATTACTACGGGACTTCCGATCCATATTGGATTGACGTTGTCGGTTGTACGCCCTCATGGATGAATGACTATTGCGGTGTCCATACCAACAGCGGAGTCGGCAACAAGTGGTACTTCCTGCTCTCCGATGGCGGCACTCATCACGATCAGACCGTCGTAGGTATCGGAGCGCAGAACGCGATCAAGATTGCATACAGAGCAAACCAGTTCTATTGGACCAGCTCGAGCGATTACCATGATGCGGCACTCGGAACGATCACTGCCGCCGATGACCTCGACCCCACCGGCGCATGGACAGCTCAGGTCAGGAATGCCTGGATTGCGGTCGGTGTTTCGGTTCCGACGCCATCCGTTGCTTTCTCGTACCCGGATGGTCTGCCGACATTGCTTTCGCCGGGAAGTGACACAACTTTCAGAGTGGTCGTCACCGGCTCTATGGGGGGGACACCGATATCCGGTACGGGTGACCTTCATTATTCGATCGATGGTGGAGCGTACACTGCTGTCGGCATGAGTGAGAGCCCCGCCAACACATATTATGCAACTCTTCCCGGAATCGGTTGCGGCTCTATAATCGAATTCTATTTCACCGCCGATGAGGTTTCAACCGGCACACACAGCGATCCGGGCAATGCACCGACGACGACTTACAGCGCATTCCCGGTGACCAGTTATGCTGTCGTATTTGAGGATAATTTCCAGACCAACAAAGGCTGGACGGTGTCCGGCGATGCTGTCGACGGCCAATGGAATCGTGGAGTGCCTATCGGTGGTGGCGACAGAGGCGATCCGCCTACAGATTTTGACGGTTCCGGCAGTTGCTACCTGACCGACAATGTTGACGGTAATTCTGACGTGGATGGGGGCACGACAACTCTCGTGTCGCCGACAATCGACCTTTCGGGCGCAGATGCTCAGATACACTACGCCCGCTGGTACTCGAATCATACAGGTGATGATCCTTACAATGACGTCTTTGTTGTGTATATATCGAATAATAACGGCTCAAGCTGGGTGACAGTTGAGACCGTGGGACCAACGAATCAGGCTTCGGGAGGATGGTACGAGCATACCTTCACGGCCAGTGATGTCATCGCGACGACATCGCAAGTGAAGCTGCGATTTGACGCTTCTGATCTCGGAGCCGGTTCTGTGGTTGAAGCCGGTGTTGATGACGTTCAGGTGATTGCATTCGAGTGCGAGGAAGCGGTCGATTCTGACGGCGACGGGATTTATGATTCATCAGATAACTGTCCGCTGGTATACAATCCGAATCAGGGTGACGCTGACGGTGACGGAATCGGCGATAGTTGTGATGTCTGCACCGATCTTGATGACGACGGTTTCGGAGATGCCGGTTACCCGATGAACACGTGCGAGTTGGACAACTGTCCGAGCACGTACAATCCAAGTCAGGCTGACGCCGACGGTGACGGTCTTGGCGATGTCTGCGATGAATGTACTGATACGGATGGCGATGGATTCGGCAACCCCGGTTACTCCGCGAACACCTGCCCGGTCGACAACTGCCCGAGTACCTACAATCCGAATCAGGATGACGCTGACGGTGACGGAATCGGCGACAGCTGCGATGTCTGCACGGATCGCGACGACGACGGATTCGGTGATGCAGGCTTCCCCGCGAACACCTGCGATCTCGACAACTGTCCTGATGTGTACAATCCTGATCAAGCTGATGCTGATGGAGACGGGCTGGGAGATGTTTGCGACGAATGCACCGACACCGACGGTGATGGTTTCGGCGATCCGGGATATCCGGCAAATACTTGCGCTATCGATAACTGTCCGAGTGTGCACAATCCGGGTCAGGAAGACTCCGATGATGACGGCATAGGTGATAGTTGCGACGACTGCACTGATCTCGATGGTGATGGCTTCGGTGACCCCGGATTCCCGGCCAGCACCTGCGAACTCGACAACTGTCCGAGTGTGTATAATGCGGATCAATCGGATGCTGACAGCGACGGCATCGGTGATAGCTGTGACGTTTGTACGGACATCGATGGCGATGGCTACGGCGATCCGGGATATCCGGTGAATACCTGCGCGCTCGACAATTGTCCAACAGTCTACAACGAAGATCAGGATGACAGTGACGACGACGGCGTTGGCGATGTCTGCGACGAATGTCCGAACGATCCTGACGACGTCTGCTGCAACCCGCAATTCTCGAACGACGCTCCCGCTGTTACCTCGGCGGGATCGATCATTGTCGAGCCGGGTGAGTCTGTAGCATACGATGCCACTGCCGCCGATCCGGATTGCGATGGCAGCGATCTCGATATAACGATTATCAATGTGCCTTCCTGGTGCATTGCTGTCGGTACGCACGTCTCAGGGACTGCTGCATGCGGTGACGTGGATACATCATTCAGCGTCGTGGCATCGGATGGCGACCTCGCAGATACGCTTGTTGTCACGATCACGGTCGATCACTCCAATGTCGCACCGTTCATCGCTCAGGAATCAGATAGACTTGTGCGCAATGG contains:
- a CDS encoding carboxypeptidase regulatory-like domain-containing protein, which produces MSRNVSVLLKHAVAGLLAFCLIATAISTSALAAGDAKNLVRIQITNKAEADLLPRGLDVPGYKQGEWVDAVVTDAQIQDLIGRGFILQVLSKDVDALLREAQEFYPTWSEFQAQLIDIVTSHPSICTMDTIGTTYEGRPIQVVKLSDNVLLDEAEPEVLYTGLTHAREWPTIVTCMFILDSLTSAYGSDPAVTIQVNSREIYFIPCINPDGYVYSHDVGVDWRKNRRPFPQYGTVGVDLNRNYGGSTDGHPEGEWGTTIGSITHNPNDATYCGPSPFSEAETSAERDFILSRDFCAGITFHTHSELVLWSWGYGYYTPPNNDFVTSLGTGIASLIAQEDYSGTYFPQQSAELYPTTGDATDWGFGTGHYERGADFIFFTIEECQQFQPPTSHLAQVVRENFDGAYYLLQQAGTIRSTLTPRVIPPVIADIGTVPSGEYTVEWTEVNPAANPTRWQVDELTDVSVITDDVEGTADRWEIDGFSVSTVRKHSGSKSFKSSMLDETADVLTSTHAYYVEPDDSLTFWIWYDIEEDWDYGYVEVSLDGRKFDILELYTGASAFWVREAISLEGYVGRSVFFRFRYTTDSYTLEEGMYVDDIYPAVFYNSITTLSSNVLDTHYDITGQTPGTYYYRVRGYNAKWFWCDQSTLEPAIVGGAASGTLAGTVTDSLTGAPLDGVYIEVLDGATPIGSDETVGGAYEITGLTPGTYDVSASSMVHQPKSVTGVVITDGNTTVVDFELVSIYGRVSGTVADSVLHVALSGVSIQLAQGSSVITTSTDSTGYYLLEDVESGSYEFTASLANYHSRFFSSLIVTSGLMLENSFDMMPVAVCGDADASGSVDIDDAVFLITYIFAGGPAPSTSWTGDADCSGEIDIDDVVYLVTYIFAGGLAPCESC
- a CDS encoding M4 family metallopeptidase yields the protein MKRQQHWIAYSKLCAMISLLIVAFFLLMWSSAFALSNMENKYDLSSYSEKSDGTPDFVQGDLVKGVAAGDEFRATIQFLTENKAAFRMNDPASELVSVRVDYDDLGMRHLRMQQFHQGVRVIGGEYISHFRADGTMRTLNGNYVADISIDVNPTIPSAQAVQIGQIDLSTSFGAGNPTDAELVIFPWEVEGEELEANYLCWRFFLLSDSPMGRWEYFVDAKSGEVIYKANRIMNANDVGTGVGVMGRTRDHIDTDWTGSTYRMRDYTRQLNNNPHGHDGEMPSGNYIQTNYASTSLPGSIATDTDNYWNDGTSQAAAVDGHYYSAGVYDWMLTTFDRNGYNGSGASMLTSVNYSAEGDNNAYWNGSQIVIWSWSSGWRSLAGCPDVIAHEWGHAVTEYCSGLIYEKEPGALNESFSDMMGAAYEFTSDDPGDWYMGENGQTTGNGFRSMENPHEFGDPDYYGTSDPYWIDVVGCTPSWMNDYCGVHTNSGVGNKWYFLLSDGGTHHDQTVVGIGAQNAIKIAYRANQFYWTSSSDYHDAALGTITAADDLDPTGAWTAQVRNAWIAVGVSVPTPSVAFSYPDGLPTLLSPGSDTTFRVVVTGSMGGTPISGTGDLHYSIDGGAYTAVGMSESPANTYYATLPGIGCGSIIEFYFTADEVSTGTHSDPGNAPTTTYSAFPVTSYAVVFEDNFQTNKGWTVSGDAVDGQWNRGVPIGGGDRGDPPTDFDGSGSCYLTDNVDGNSDVDGGTTTLVSPTIDLSGADAQIHYARWYSNHTGDDPYNDVFVVYISNNNGSSWVTVETVGPTNQASGGWYEHTFTASDVIATTSQVKLRFDASDLGAGSVVEAGVDDVQVIAFECEEAVDSDGDGIYDSSDNCPLVYNPNQGDADGDGIGDSCDVCTDLDDDGFGDAGYPMNTCELDNCPSTYNPSQADADGDGLGDVCDECTDTDGDGFGNPGYSANTCPVDNCPSTYNPNQDDADGDGIGDSCDVCTDRDDDGFGDAGFPANTCDLDNCPDVYNPDQADADGDGLGDVCDECTDTDGDGFGDPGYPANTCAIDNCPSVHNPGQEDSDDDGIGDSCDDCTDLDGDGFGDPGFPASTCELDNCPSVYNADQSDADSDGIGDSCDVCTDIDGDGYGDPGYPVNTCALDNCPTVYNEDQDDSDDDGVGDVCDECPNDPDDVCCNPQFSNDAPAVTSAGSIIVEPGESVAYDATAADPDCDGSDLDITIINVPSWCIAVGTHVSGTAACGDVDTSFSVVASDGDLADTLVVTITVDHSNVAPFIAQESDRLVRNGVLFAFYPAITDPDDVDHTVTYAEYPSWCTVENDSVIGTAPAEYSTQMLTVIVADFCSADTMSFSVVTYTCGDAEGSGDIDIDDAVYLVGYIFTGGPAPIPIESGDTDCSGEIDIDDVVYLISYIFTGGPEPCASCE